AATCGGCTGAGTTTAGACAAGCGTTTGGAGCTTAGACCGGAAAGGCTGGACTTTTCGTAAAACTTTGTAAATAACTGTTGGGATGGCGTAAACGTGACCGTTTGCGCCATCCCAACAGTTTTAAGGCGTGCTTTATGCGTGCCGGCAGAATGCCCGGATTACGAGCGTCAATAGTTAAGCGTGGAATCCATCTCGTATTCCCATTTTTCAGTAAAAACGTATTGATTGCTCACCCACACGGCTTTCCCCTGGTTGTCGGAGAAGAAACGACGAACTCTTAGAACCGGCGTGTGTTCAGCGACCTGCAAATAATCCGTGATCTTTTTAGGCGGGATACGAACGGCAAGTTTCTCGTGAACGCGGCAGATCATGGTGTTGAATTTAGAGGTCAGCATCTCCTTCATGGAGATAAAATCTCCTGCCGCTTTGAAAATGGAGAGGTCAAAACGCTGCGGAAGATAATGTTCAAAGACGAAGACGGGGGTTTCTTCGATACATTGGCTGCGGATCAAATAAGTCGTTTGCTCCTTTTTGCCCAAATTCAGGAAGGTTTGGATGTCCCGATCGTGCGGGACCTTCAGGGAGATCTCCAGCGTTTGGGTTGAAAGCCGGTCCCAATACTGCTCATACACGTTCACAAAGCCTGTGGCGGTAAACCAAGGGTGCGTGCGCACCTGCTTGGTGACAAAAGTCCCCTTGCCTTGGAGGCGGAGAACGAGCCCTTCGTTTTCGAGCGCCCCCAGAGCCTGTCGTACCGGGGCGCGGCTGGTGCCGTAAATTTTCTCGAGATCGGCCTCCGTCGGCAGCATTGCCCCCGGCTTATAGAGTCCTTCGCAGATCTTGTACTGTAAATCGCGATAAATTTGATAATAAAGAGGTATAGTCATTTCATTGTCTCCAGAAGTGTGCGATAGTTTCCCCTCTCATTATCGATTTTTGAAATAATAAGTCGGGGCCTCAACTGACGTGTCGCTGTTCAGTGATAATGTCATGCTGTTTCTTTATTGATTCGGGTCGAACTCAAGACGCTGCGAGGAAAATCCACAAAGCGAACGGCGCAGCTCGCTTCGCGGGGTTCCCGCGCGGCCCTCAGCGCTGC
This sequence is a window from Pyramidobacter sp. YE332. Protein-coding genes within it:
- a CDS encoding GntR family transcriptional regulator, which gives rise to MTIPLYYQIYRDLQYKICEGLYKPGAMLPTEADLEKIYGTSRAPVRQALGALENEGLVLRLQGKGTFVTKQVRTHPWFTATGFVNVYEQYWDRLSTQTLEISLKVPHDRDIQTFLNLGKKEQTTYLIRSQCIEETPVFVFEHYLPQRFDLSIFKAAGDFISMKEMLTSKFNTMICRVHEKLAVRIPPKKITDYLQVAEHTPVLRVRRFFSDNQGKAVWVSNQYVFTEKWEYEMDSTLNY